The genomic DNA GCCGAACGAGTCGCCTTCTTGGCGATCGCGCGGCGAGCCGAGCATTTGCATCGTGTTGATCACGACTTCGGTGGCTTGGCGTTTGTTGCCGTCTTTATCGTCGTACTGACGGATCGAAAGACGTCCCTCGACCAGGCACGACATGCCTTTTTTCAAATAGGTGTTGCAGGTTTCCGCGAGCTTATCCCAGGCGACGACGTCGATGAAGAGCGTGTCTTCGGGTTTTGCGTCGCGCTTGTTGGGATTGACCGCGATGCGAAACTTCGTTACACCCGCGCCCGAAGCAATATACCGAATCTCGGGGTCGCGAACGAGCGTTCCGACCATAATGACTTTGTTAAACGATGCCGCCATACCAAACGCTACTCTTTCTTCGGCTTAATCAAAACGATGTGCGGGTGTCGAACCCATCATCGGCTCTTGCTATGCCAGATGGGTGGCACCTAAAAGCGCGGGCTAGCCATTTCGGGGGCGGGGGGCGGCGGCGGGTTCAGCAGCGCGTGCTTTTCAGCGGCCAGCGCATGCTTATCCAGCTTGATGAAGAGAGCGCGCATCACGTCCTCGTTGAGGGTCATCAGGCGCTCGAGCTCCTTGGAACCGGCAGCCTCCGATTGGAAGCGCATTACAACGTAGATGCCTTCGCGCACGTCGTTGATCTCGTAGGCCAGGCGCTTTTTGCCGAGCCGCTCGATGCCCAGCACGGTGCCGCCCTGGGTCTTGAGCAACTCGCCGATTGCGTTCGAGCGCTCCTCGACTTCGTTCTCTTCGAGGTTTGGCCGAAAAATATAGGTGACTTCGTACTCTGTAGACATCTCGTCCCTCTCCGGACGCCCGCGTGCGGGCGGCCCACCGGTCCCCGGCGGGCAGGGGGCGACTCGTGGCTCAAAATGGCCCGAGTCGGAAACTCCAGGAGTATATCACGGGCGCTACCGGGTCACAAGGTGAAAAGTGTGTCCGTTTCGCTGTGCCTCATGACGTTCTCAGCGGGGTACCATAGCCTCTAAGGAACCGCCAAGAGGAACACCTGCAAAGCCCCGGCGTGGCGCCAGAAGAGCCCATTCTTTGTTCAACGATCATCAAAACGGCCAGCGCCCGAACGCGATCGCGAAATTCGCCGTCAATCGCCGGATTGCGGTCGCCATGATCGCGACGGCGATCATCGTTCTCGGCCTCTTCGCGATTCCGCGACTGGCAATCTCGCTGCTCCCGAGCTTCTCGCCGCCCGTCATCAGCGTAACGGTCAGCTATCCGAACGTCTCGCCAGACTCGATCGAAACGCTCGTTACGCGCCCGATCGAAAACGCCGTTAGCCGCGTTGCCGGGATCGATACGATCGAGTCCACGAGCTCCGAGGGGTCCAGCCGCGTCCGCGCGCAGTTCCACTACGGCGTTAACATCGATACCGCCGCGGTCGACGTGCAAGAACAGGTCGATCGCATTCGCGGTCAGCTTCCGAACGATCCGTCGCTGCAATCGCCGCAGATCTCCAAGTTCGATCCGAACTCGCTGCCCGTCGTTAGCGCCTACGTCACCGACAGCCAACGCTCGCAGCGCGACCTCGCCGATCTGTGGACCAACCAACTCGCAGACGAGTTCTCGGCGGTCGCGGGCGTCGGCTCCGTGAACGTGGGCTCGAGTCAAACGCGCGCGATCATGGTGCAGCCCGATGCGAATCTGCTCGCCGGCTACGGTCTGACGGCCGATTCTCTCGTCGCCCGGATCAAGGCCGAGAACGTCAACCTGCCGGCCGGCATCGTTCAGATCTCGCGAAACGAATATCAGATTCAAACCAACGCGCTCTACACGGGCGCGCAGCAGATCGCCGACACGATTCTCACCACCAAAAACGGCGCACCCGTCTTCGTGCGCGACGTTGCCAAAGTTACCGATGCGATTCAGGAGCAGCGCACTTTCTCGCGATTGAACGGGCAGCCCGCGATCAACGTCTCGATCACGGCTCAACCCGATGCGAACGTCGTGGGCGTTGCGAGCGGCATTTACGCGAAGATCGCCGATATCCAGAAGCGCTACCCGTCGATGAAATTCGGCGTGACGCTCGATCAACGCGGCTTCATTAACGACGCTATCTCGGCGCTCGAACACACCGCCCTCTACGGTGCCGTCCTCGCCGTGCTCGTCATTCTGCTCTTCCTGCACTCCTGGCGCTCCACGCTCATCGTCGCGATATCGCTGCCGATTTCGGTGCTGGGCACGCTTTTCGCGGCCTATATTCTGAACTATTCGCTCAATACGATGACGCTCGGCGGATTGGCGCTCGCCGTGGGTCTCATCGTCGACGACGCGATCGTCGTGATCGAAAATATTTACCGGCACTACATGCGCGGCGAAAACATCGTTCAGGCCGCGCAAAGTGCGGTCACGCAGATCTTCAGCGCGGTGTTGGCGTCGTCGATAACGGTCATCACGGTTTTCGTTCCGCTCGTGCTGATTCCGGGACTGCAAGGTCTGCTTTTCACGCCGTTTGCCGTGATGGTCATGGTGGCGGTCGGCATCTCGCTGCTCGTCGCGCTCACCACCGTGCCGATGCTCGCAACGCGCCTGTGGGCGAAGGAGCGGCCAACAACCAACGGCGGACGCAAGCAGGGGCCCTACGCGCGGTTTAGCGCGTCCTTCGATCGTCAGTACGAACGCTTCTCGAATCGCTATAAGCGCTGGCTGACGTGGTCGCTGGATCATCCGGCGCCGGTCTTTGGCACCGCGGCGATCATCTTCGTGCTCACGCTCGTCGCGTTGCGCACGGGCATCGTTGCGACCGAAATGTTCCCGCCGACCAACTCGCGATTTGCGAGTTTCTCGCTGCGCATGCCGACGGGCACGGCACTCGACGTCACCAACAACGTCACGAAAGACGTCGAGCAGCGGCTCCTGCGCGACCCGCGTGTGACCGACGTCGGCGCGACGGTCGGCTCGGGCGGCGGTGGGGCTCAGTCCAGTACGAATCGCTCGCAGATTCAAGCCACCTTAAAAGAAGGCACGAACAGCGCGGATGCGGGCAAGTTCGTCGCGTTGTGGCAGGGCGCGCTCAGCGGCCAGCCGGCTCGCGGCGGCGGCGCAGGCCGCACGCCGTCGCCGCAGCGGCGCGCGCAGGTTCACGCGATGGTGGGCGATCCGATACCCGGGCTCGTCGTTTACGGGCGCACGACCGATATCGTCTCGCGCATCCTCTCGCAAGGCCAAGACGAACTTTCGATCATGATCTACGGACCCGATGTCACCACGCTGAGCCGGCTCGCGAACGAAGCGCTCCCCGGCCTCGAACAGATTCCGGGAATCACGCGTCCGAGTGCGAGCACGACCGACGCGCAGCCGCAACTCAACATCACGGTCGATCGCATGCGCGCCGCGTCGCTCGGCCTTTCGACGCAAGCCATCACGCAAGCCATCGATACCGCGACCAGCGGCTCGATCGCATCATACCTGCAAGTAAACGGCACGCAGTACCCGATCATCGTTCAACTGCCCGCAAACCAGCGGCGCTCGTATAGCTCGGTCGCCGCTCTCGCCCTGACCGTTCCAACCAACGGAACGGGAGCGTCGCTCGTCAACACGACCTCCGCTACGCCCGGTCAGAGTTACAGCCTCACGACCGTTCCGCTGAGCAGCGTCGCGAGCGTTACCATCGGAAGCGGCCCGTCGGAAATCACGCGCATGAACAAGCAGCGCGAGATCGAGATAACCGCGGGGCTCAACGGCGCACCGCTGGGAGATGCGGTCAGCGCGTCGGCGCTCGTGATGAACCGCTTAGCGATGCCGACCGGATATCACTGGGATTACGGCCCGGGAATCGCGCAGCAAAGCAGCACCTTCAACAACCTGGCGCTGATCGTGGCGCTCGCGATCCTGCTCATCTACATGTTGCTGGCGGCGCAATTCGAGTCGCTGCTGCATCCGCTCGTGATCATTACGGCCATTCCGCTCTCGCTTGCCGGCGTGGTGCTCGCCCTGGTCATCACGCACCGCTCGTTCGGCCTGACGGCGTTCATCGGCATCCTGATGCTGGTCGGCATTGTGGTGAAGAACGCGATCCTCGTCGTCGAGTTCACCAATCAGCTCCGGCACCAGGGCCGCGCGCCGCGCGAAGCGCTGCTCGAGGCGGCGCCGCTGCGCCTACGGCCGATCCTGATGACCACGCTCGCAACGATCGGCGGCATGACGCCGCTGACCATTGGGCTCGAGGCCGGCAGTTCGAGCCAGGCGCCGCTCGGCACGGTCGTTATCGGCGGTCTGCTCTGCTCGACGGTGCTCTCGCTCGTCGTGATCCCCACGCTCTATCTCTGGGTGGCCAACCACATCGAACCGCGCTTCACTCAACGCGCCGAAACGTCCGGCGTTCCGAAGCCGCGCTTGGAAACGCCCGCGCCGCGCATGCCCGCTCCCGCCCACGGAGCCGACTAACGCAGAAAGAAGTACGCGGTCATCGCGACGCCGATGGCGATCACGATGACGCGCGTGACCTTCGAAGGAACGCGCCGGAACAAACGGGAGCCGAGGTATCCGCCCGCGGTCGCGAAGACGGCCATGAGCAACGCCAGCGGCCAGTTGATGACGCCGGCGATAAAGAACGGCACGATCGCCACGCCATTGATCACGATCGCAAGGGCGTTCTTGATGCCGTTCATCGCGTTCATGTTCGGCAATCCGGAGAAACCGAGAATCGCGAGCATCAAGATGCCCATACCCGCGCCGAAGTAGCCGCCGTAGATCGCTACCAGAAACTGCAGCGCCAGCGCGATAGGCGAATGGGAACGCGCGCGGCCGCCGTCGTGCGGCTTGGTGAAGTACGGGCTTAGCGCGAACACGACCGTTGCGAAAAGCAGCAGATAGGGAATCAGCCGCTCGAAGATCGTCGGCGGCGTTTTGAGCAAGAGCACGGCGCCGATCAACGCGCCCGCCAGACTCACCAGTATGGCCGGGAGCAGTATCCCGCGGTGCGCCCGGATTTCTTCACGATAACCGCGCGCGCTGCCGAGCACGCCGACCCACATTGCGGTATTGTTGGTCGCGTTGGCGCTAATCGCCGGAACGCCGGCGAAGATCAGCGTTGGAAAGGTGAGGAAGCTTCCGCCGCCCGCAACGGAGTTGATCGCACCGCCCAGCAAAGCCACGCCCGCGAGAGCGGCATCGTTCCCGAGCGTCAAACGAGTACTAGTTCGTGCCGCTCTTGGCTTCGCGTTTGGTCACGCGATAAACCCGGCGGATCTCTTTGAGCGTTTCGAGTTTGCGCAGGATGCGATGCAAGTGATCGAGATCGTGGATCTGCACGGTCAAACTCACGAGCGCGTGGCGATCGCGTTTGACGCGCGCCGTCACCGAGCTGACCTGCGTCTTCAACTCCGCGAATACCGCCATCACGTCTTGCAGCAGTTGCGGGCGATCGGCGGCTTCAACCTCGATATCCACGGCGTGGGTGATCTCGGTAACGCCGGCCCAAGTCGCCTCGAGCATGCGTTCGGGCGTCGCCGTCATGTATGCGACGTTCGGACAGTCGGCGCGATGCACGCTCACACCCTTGCCGATGGTCACGTAGCCCACGATCGGGTCGCCCGGCACCGGGCTGCAGCATTTCGAGAGACGCACGAGCACATCGTCGACGCCGGCGATGCGAATGCCGCTGGTCTTGCGCTGCGTGCGTCGCGAGACGGATGCGGGCCGCGTGAGCGTCGAGATGTCGACAACGTTGCCGCTCTTGAGTTCGTCCTTGATGCGATTGGCGACCGAGGTGGTGGAGACGTCGCCGAAGCCGACGGCGGCGAAGAGATCGGTCGGCGTCGCGAAGTTCATGCGGTGCGCGATGCGTTCGATGATGTCGCCGCGCAGCAACTCGAGAAAACTCACGTGGCTGCGCGCGAGTTCGCGCTCGACGGACTCTTGGCCGGCGAGCACGTTCTCCTCGCGGCGCTCTTTGCGGAACCACTGTTTGATCTTGTGCTTCGCGCTCGAGGTCTTCGCGATCGAGAGCCAGTCGAGCGAAGGACGTCCGCCGTTCTTGTTGACGAGGATCTCGCAGATATCGCCGTTCTGCAGCGTGTGATCGAGCGGAACGATTCGCCCGTTGACTCGCGCGCCGACGCAGTGGTTGCCGACGTCGGTATGCACCGTGTAGGCGAAATCGAGCGGCGTGCCTTGCGCGGGCATGCTGAACACATCGCCGCGCGGCGAGAATACGAAGACCTGGCTATCGAAGAGATCGAGCTTGAGGTTCTCCATGAACACGCGCGAGTCGCGCATGTCCTTCTGCCATTCGAGCAGCGCGCGCAGCCACGACAGTTTGTTCTCGAACTGGTCGGCCTTGCCGCCCTCTTTGTAGCGCCAGTGCGCGGCGATACCGTATTCGCTCGTGCGGTGCATCTCCCACGTGCGCAGCTGAATCTCCAGCGGCTCGCCTTCGGGCCCCACTACCGTTGTGTGCAGCGACTGGTACATGTTGGGCTTGGGCATCGCGATGTAATCTTTGAACCGGCCCGGCAGCGGCGTCCACATCGAATGCACGGTGCCGAGCGCGGCGTAGCAATCCTTCACCGAGTCGACGATGATGCGAATGGCGGTGAGATCGTAGATGGTCGAGAAGTCGCGGCCCTTTTTCATCTTGCTGTAGATCGACCAGAAATGTTTGGGGCGGCCCTGGATCTCGGCATTGATCGCGAGGCGCCCGAACTCGGCCCGCAGCCCGGTAACGACCGACGCCACGGCGCTCTCGCGCTCCTTGCGCGTTTTTGCAACGCGTTCCACAATCTCGCGATAGGCATCGGGGTCGATGTAGCGCAGGCACAGGTCCTCCATCTCCCACTTGATCTTCCAGATCCCCAAGCGGTGCGCGATCGGCGTGTAGATGTCGAGCGTCTCGCGCGCGATCGAAAGCTGCTTGGTAGGAGGGAGGCTCGCGAGCGTGCGCATGTTGTGCAGGCGGTCGGCGAGTTTGATGATGATGACGCGGATGTCCTTGGCCATCGCCATGAACATCTTGCGCAGGTTTTCGACCTGCGCTTCTTCTTTGGATTGATACGGAATGCGGGTCAGCTTGGTGACGCCGTCGACGAGGCTCGCGATCTCCTCGCCGAACTCCGCGGCAACCTGCTCGCTCGTGAGGCTCGTATCTTCAACGACGTCGTGGAGCAGCGCGGCGGCGATCGTCTGCCGGTCCATCTCCAGCTCGGCTAGAATCCCGGCGACGGCGAGCGGATGTTCGATGTAGGACTCGCCCGAGGCGCGGCGCTGCCCTCCGTGGGCCGTGTCGGCAACCTCGTAGACGCGCGCGAGCCAGCTTGCGTCGAGGGACGCATCGTAGGCCTGAACCTTCGCAGTTAACTCGGCTATCGTCATCGGTAGCCCTTATAATGCCACAGACGCCCTATAAAAAGTAGAGCAGACCGATTTTTCCCTGGGGATCGAAGCCGAATTGCATGCGCACGCTGCCGTTTTCGCAGGTCATCGTATAGGTGTAGAATTTCTCGCCGTGCGGAGCGGTGCTGATTCCCTCGAAGGTCGCCTTCTGCAGTCCGCCGAGATGGGCCAGACCCGCGGCCGATTTCGTGAGCAGCTCGTCTGAGATGTTGGCGTTCATCATGTCGGAGTAGTGCGACCGATCGACCGTCCCTTGCTGCCAGGCGAGGAACTCGCGCACGGCGGTCTTCGTGACCGACGGCGTCTCCGGCGCGGGTTTGGGCGAGGGCAGGACCGGCGCGTCGGGGGTGCCGACGGCCGGACTCGCGGTCGGCACGGGCGCGGGCTGGCGCGCGGAGGCCGCCGCCGGAATGGCAACGGCCGCCGCCGCCGAGATCAACAGCGCGAAGAGATACCGCACGGCGGCTCCTTTGGGCGAGTGAGTCAGTATTTGATGAACGTAGTAACGTCCGTCCCGGGCAAAGCGTCGCGCCCCTTGAGGGCCGCAAGCTCGATCAAGAACGCGAAGCCCTCGACGGTCGCGCCCAATCGCTCGAGCAGACGCTTCGTGGCCGCAGCGGTACCGCCGGTTGCCAGCAGATCGTCGACGACAAGCACCCGGTCGCCGTTACCGAGCGCGTCGGCGTGAATTTCGAGCGAATTGGTTCCGTACTCGAGCGCGTACGATTCGCTCAACTTGTCGTACGGCAGCTTGCCGGGTTTGCGAACCGGTACGAAACCGGCGCCGATCGCATAAGCAAGCGGGGCGCCGAGCATGTAGCCGCGAGCTTCGATGGCCACCACGTAGTCGATGCGGCGCCCCTTGTAGTGCTCGACGAACAAGTCGACCGCCGCCTTGAATCCGTCCTTGTCCTTGAGCATCGGGGTGATGTCCCGAAAGAGGATTCCCGGGATTGGAAAATCGGGTATTGCGCGAATAAGTGTTGTAACGTCCACGAGGCACGTGGATTCGTGGAACAGGCTAGGCGGCCTTTTCGTTCATCTGGGTACAAGACCCGGAGCGTTTTGGGAAAGGAACGGTTATGAAGAACTATCTACTGGCGGCGGCCCTGACGGCGTCGATCGCCCTCGGTTCGATCGCCCCGGCTCTGGCCGATGGCAAGGCCAGCACCCGCAATATCATCCTCATGGGAGCGGCAGCGGGTGTTTTGGTCACCAATTACAACCATAAGGTTCGCGAGAAACGCGCTCAAAATCGCGCCGTCGCGCGCCGTCAATCGGCCTATCGCGATTGGTACTATCACAAGTATGGCTACTATCCCACCACCGCGCAGTTCGATCAGTGGTATCGCCAAACGTACGGGGTTAATCCATAAGGGGTGAATCCCACGTCACAGCAGACCATTCGGGAGCGAGAGTCATCCGTCCGCGACGGATGGCTCTCGTCGCTCTTTGGGGATGAGGACGACGACCGGCGACGACTGACCATTGCATTCGCCATGGCGATAGCTCTGATCGAAATCGTCGCCTGGCTGATTCCGGCCAGGTGGCAGCCCACCCCGTCGACGAGCGAGGTCGTGGCCCACGTCTCGATCACGCAGATCCTTCACCGCGTCAAGCCGACGCCCAAACCCACACCCAAGCCGGTCGTGCACACGCACGTGATCGCGCCTTCGCACGTGGTAACCACGGTCGTCAATCCGGGCCGCATGTCGCAGAACCAGCACGTTCGCCGGCACGCCCAGAAGCGCGCGATCGCGCACACGAAATATCATTCGAAACCGGCACACGTTCACGTTCCGACCGGCGGGCAAGGCGCGAGCACCTCGAGCGGCAAGGCGCTAACGGGCGGCGTTGGAACCGGCGGCACCGGCACGGGAACCGGCGGAAACGGCAACGGCACGGGCGGCGCGCCTGCGGCCAACGAGCCATGCGGTTTCGTTGAATTCGAACCGACCGGCGGCAACCGTTACGATAGTTCGACCGGCGGCTTCTTCGAACACATTCGCATGAGCGTGCATTTTCCAGACCACTCCACGCAGAGCGTCGATCTCGACTACGACTGGTACTATCCGAGTCAGGCGGCCGATCCGTGGTCGGATCAGAACCTCAAGAACCCCAACTTCCCCGTTACCTTCCAACCGCCGCCGGCGAGCGCGGTTCCGGGCGAGCCGTCGCTCGTGCAATATGTGATCGCGCACTCGTCGAGCGACGGATACACCAAACTCAAGGACTGCCCAACTTCGTAAAGCCGGGCGGAATCGCAAAGAGTGCCGCCAATGCGCTCGCCGAAGGCGTCTTAACGTTGCCCCGTTCGGTGACGAACGAGAAACTCGGGTGATCGGCGTTCGACGCGTTTTGCGGCAGCATCGAAACCAGCGAGTACATCACCAGGCGGCCTGACGGCGCCACCGGTCCGCTATCGTGCGCGCTAAACGTGGGCGTGCAGCCGCCGCGCGTAACGAGCGCGCGCGAACTCATCGGCACGCGAGGGAGTACCGCGCGCGACGACGTGAGTTTCGGCTCGGAAAGCGCCGAAACGTACTCGGTCGTGGACATCGAGAACGATCCGTTGCGGCACGACCCGGTTGCGTGACTGATGTTCATGCCGACCGTTTCGTTGTATCCGTGCGTGGCGATGCCGTCGATCGCGCGCGCTCCGAGGGCGTCGCCCGTGCGGGTGAGCACGATCGCCGCGGTTCCGGGCTGCGGCGCCGGCGCGGCCTGCGCCGGCCGATCCGCATGCTCGGGCGACTGAGCCGGCATCGCATCGGGATCGACGATGGTGTAGGTCTTCTTCGCGAGATCGAGCGTGATGATTTGATGCCGGTCGTACTTCGTTATCGTGGCCATCTGCGCGCTCGTATCGTCGACGCGTTCCCAGCCACGGTAGTACGTATACCGTTGGGCCTTCCCTTTCTGCATGAAATCGTTAAACGCGTTGAGCGGACCGAGCATGCCGCCCATCGTTTTCTCGAGCATCGAACTGGTCGCGACCTCGGCCGCGGTCTCGGCGGCAGCCTCAACCGGATTCCCGCCCGAGAGGACGGACCCCACGACGTTCGCAAGGGAAAAACCACGATGCTTCGGCGCTGCCTGCGCGGTCGCAGGAGCCGGATTCGCAATCTCTGCCAGGTCGCTTTGAAATGCGCCCGGCGGGGGCGGCGTCGCCGGCCCGATCACCACGCGGACGATTTCGTCGTACTGTAAACCGGCCGGAACGGCAGCGTTCCCCGCCGTGACTGCAGCTGCCAGGGCGAGCGCACCGCTCAGCCCCGCAATATATCGAAGTTTCATGAGCGCCTCCGAGTGCGCATCGTACCACCGCCGCGCGACGCGGTCAAAAGGCGGGCGCACGGGGCCGAAACTCCCCGGTCCAAACGGCGTATACCGAACAGCATGCATTTTTTTTCGTAGAGGGACCGCAGTATGAATAGCATCGCTCCGGTAGCCGTTGCAAGCCTGACGCTCGCGCTTCTCGGGTGCTCGTCGCTTGCCAATGAGATCTCACACGATCGTAGCGTGCAGTCGCACGTGCATCGCGTACTCGCCTTGCCCGCGACCGGGAACCTGAACGTCAAGAACGTTGCGGGAAGCGTGAACGTGGTGGCTTGGAACGCGCCGCGGGCCCAAGTGGACGCAGTCGTGTACGGCCGTTCCATCGACGAGATCCGCAACACCGCCGTGGACGTTCATCTCGACGGCGATTCGCTCGTTGTTGAAACCACCTACCCGCACGATGGCGCCAGCGGAGCGAGTGTCGATTACACCATCCACGTTCCGGCCGGGGCCGGCGTTCGCGTTGCCAACGTCGCCGGCGACATCGCGGTCGACGGTACGCACGCTGCCGTTGAGGTGGCCGATACCAGCGGCAACGTGGTGGTGCGCAACGTGGACGGCGATCTCAAGATCGCAACGACGGCCGGGAATGCGGATGCGTCGGTGCTCGACATCGCCGCAGGCGGCCGAGTCAGCGTTTCGACCGTTAGCGGCAGCGTGCGATTGCACGTGCCGCGTTCCACGAGCGCGCGCGTGACCGCAGGCTCGGTGGCGGGGAGTTTTTCCAGCGACTTTCCCGTTCGCAGCAAGAGAGATTTCGTCGGCGTTAGCGCTAGCGGAACCCTTGGTTCGGGCGCGGCCACGATTCACATTGAAACCGTCAGCGGATCGATCGCGCTGCTCGCGAGCAAATAGCGCCTTCGACGGACTGGTCGTGGTCCATAGGTCACTTGCGCGTTCGGCGTTGCGGACGGATGCTAATGGAGAAGCCACCCACTCTTTCACGAACGGAGCGCGTTTATGTTTGGTGTCGTCCGCGAATATAGCGTCGAGGCGAGCGAAGTCGAACGTCTCGTTGCGCGAATCGTCGCCGATTTCGTACCGCTCATCACGCGTACGCTGGGTTTCGCCGCATATTCCATTGCGACCAACGACAAGGGCGAACTCGTAACTACCAGCCTCTATTCCGACAGAGTCGGGGCGCGCGCGTCTACGAAACTCGCCGCCGAGTGGACCGAGAAGCACGCCGCCAAGGTGATGCAGGCGCCAGCCTACGTTTCGGAAGGCGAGCTATTGCTCGTGGAGCGCGCGGCGAACTCGGAGCGTCCCGCGTACGGCGTCATGCGGCGGTATCATTTTAGACCGTCAGACGTGCCGGAAATACTCACCCAAGTTCGCACCAATCTCGTGCCGGTCATTACGCGCTCCGAGGGTTTTTCCAGTTACGTCGTCATCGATGCCGGCCAGGGCGAAATCGTTTCGCTCACGAGTTTTAGCGACAAGCAATCGAGTGACGAAACCAGCGTTCGCGCGCTCGCGTGGATCAAGGAATATCTCTCGCGGTACGGGCTGCCGCCAAAAGTGAGCACCGGCCGGATACGTTTCCGGTACGTCGACGAGGCCGCGTTCGCGGTAGCGTCGGTTCGCTAAGAACTTAGCTCCGCACGAAATCCGGAATGCGTACGTTCTCCCGCGGCAAGTAGCCCGTGACGGAGAGCGCGGCAACATCGACGCCAGCGGCGAGTAGACCGGCGACTCCGGCGGCGGCAATCGTCGTTGCCATTCGCATGCCCGGGCACGCGTGCGCGCCGAGACCGAACGTGTACGTGCGCGTGGCGCGCGGGTCTCGGTTTGCGGCCGCCACTACGACGAGGACGGCATCGCCGCGCGCGATCTGCGAACCCATCAACGTCACCTCACGGTCGGCAAACCGGCGCGTGTTTTGAACCGGCGCGTCGTCCCGTACCACGTCGGTCACGAACGCGTGCAAGAGTTCCATTTCGCCGGCGAGCGACCGGCGCAGCGACTCGGGGCGGCGCGCGAGCGCGA from Candidatus Baltobacteraceae bacterium includes the following:
- a CDS encoding sulfite exporter TauE/SafE family protein → MTLGNDAALAGVALLGGAINSVAGGGSFLTFPTLIFAGVPAISANATNNTAMWVGVLGSARGYREEIRAHRGILLPAILVSLAGALIGAVLLLKTPPTIFERLIPYLLLFATVVFALSPYFTKPHDGGRARSHSPIALALQFLVAIYGGYFGAGMGILMLAILGFSGLPNMNAMNGIKNALAIVINGVAIVPFFIAGVINWPLALLMAVFATAGGYLGSRLFRRVPSKVTRVIVIAIGVAMTAYFFLR
- a CDS encoding adenine phosphoribosyltransferase, encoding MDVTTLIRAIPDFPIPGILFRDITPMLKDKDGFKAAVDLFVEHYKGRRIDYVVAIEARGYMLGAPLAYAIGAGFVPVRKPGKLPYDKLSESYALEYGTNSLEIHADALGNGDRVLVVDDLLATGGTAAATKRLLERLGATVEGFAFLIELAALKGRDALPGTDVTTFIKY
- a CDS encoding DUF4097 family beta strand repeat-containing protein, whose product is MNSIAPVAVASLTLALLGCSSLANEISHDRSVQSHVHRVLALPATGNLNVKNVAGSVNVVAWNAPRAQVDAVVYGRSIDEIRNTAVDVHLDGDSLVVETTYPHDGASGASVDYTIHVPAGAGVRVANVAGDIAVDGTHAAVEVADTSGNVVVRNVDGDLKIATTAGNADASVLDIAAGGRVSVSTVSGSVRLHVPRSTSARVTAGSVAGSFSSDFPVRSKRDFVGVSASGTLGSGAATIHIETVSGSIALLASK
- a CDS encoding efflux RND transporter permease subunit, giving the protein MFNDHQNGQRPNAIAKFAVNRRIAVAMIATAIIVLGLFAIPRLAISLLPSFSPPVISVTVSYPNVSPDSIETLVTRPIENAVSRVAGIDTIESTSSEGSSRVRAQFHYGVNIDTAAVDVQEQVDRIRGQLPNDPSLQSPQISKFDPNSLPVVSAYVTDSQRSQRDLADLWTNQLADEFSAVAGVGSVNVGSSQTRAIMVQPDANLLAGYGLTADSLVARIKAENVNLPAGIVQISRNEYQIQTNALYTGAQQIADTILTTKNGAPVFVRDVAKVTDAIQEQRTFSRLNGQPAINVSITAQPDANVVGVASGIYAKIADIQKRYPSMKFGVTLDQRGFINDAISALEHTALYGAVLAVLVILLFLHSWRSTLIVAISLPISVLGTLFAAYILNYSLNTMTLGGLALAVGLIVDDAIVVIENIYRHYMRGENIVQAAQSAVTQIFSAVLASSITVITVFVPLVLIPGLQGLLFTPFAVMVMVAVGISLLVALTTVPMLATRLWAKERPTTNGGRKQGPYARFSASFDRQYERFSNRYKRWLTWSLDHPAPVFGTAAIIFVLTLVALRTGIVATEMFPPTNSRFASFSLRMPTGTALDVTNNVTKDVEQRLLRDPRVTDVGATVGSGGGGAQSSTNRSQIQATLKEGTNSADAGKFVALWQGALSGQPARGGGAGRTPSPQRRAQVHAMVGDPIPGLVVYGRTTDIVSRILSQGQDELSIMIYGPDVTTLSRLANEALPGLEQIPGITRPSASTTDAQPQLNITVDRMRAASLGLSTQAITQAIDTATSGSIASYLQVNGTQYPIIVQLPANQRRSYSSVAALALTVPTNGTGASLVNTTSATPGQSYSLTTVPLSSVASVTIGSGPSEITRMNKQREIEITAGLNGAPLGDAVSASALVMNRLAMPTGYHWDYGPGIAQQSSTFNNLALIVALAILLIYMLLAAQFESLLHPLVIITAIPLSLAGVVLALVITHRSFGLTAFIGILMLVGIVVKNAILVVEFTNQLRHQGRAPREALLEAAPLRLRPILMTTLATIGGMTPLTIGLEAGSSSQAPLGTVVIGGLLCSTVLSLVVIPTLYLWVANHIEPRFTQRAETSGVPKPRLETPAPRMPAPAHGAD
- the rpsF gene encoding 30S ribosomal protein S6, whose protein sequence is MSTEYEVTYIFRPNLEENEVEERSNAIGELLKTQGGTVLGIERLGKKRLAYEINDVREGIYVVMRFQSEAAGSKELERLMTLNEDVMRALFIKLDKHALAAEKHALLNPPPPPAPEMASPRF
- a CDS encoding bifunctional (p)ppGpp synthetase/guanosine-3',5'-bis(diphosphate) 3'-pyrophosphohydrolase, producing MTIAELTAKVQAYDASLDASWLARVYEVADTAHGGQRRASGESYIEHPLAVAGILAELEMDRQTIAAALLHDVVEDTSLTSEQVAAEFGEEIASLVDGVTKLTRIPYQSKEEAQVENLRKMFMAMAKDIRVIIIKLADRLHNMRTLASLPPTKQLSIARETLDIYTPIAHRLGIWKIKWEMEDLCLRYIDPDAYREIVERVAKTRKERESAVASVVTGLRAEFGRLAINAEIQGRPKHFWSIYSKMKKGRDFSTIYDLTAIRIIVDSVKDCYAALGTVHSMWTPLPGRFKDYIAMPKPNMYQSLHTTVVGPEGEPLEIQLRTWEMHRTSEYGIAAHWRYKEGGKADQFENKLSWLRALLEWQKDMRDSRVFMENLKLDLFDSQVFVFSPRGDVFSMPAQGTPLDFAYTVHTDVGNHCVGARVNGRIVPLDHTLQNGDICEILVNKNGGRPSLDWLSIAKTSSAKHKIKQWFRKERREENVLAGQESVERELARSHVSFLELLRGDIIERIAHRMNFATPTDLFAAVGFGDVSTTSVANRIKDELKSGNVVDISTLTRPASVSRRTQRKTSGIRIAGVDDVLVRLSKCCSPVPGDPIVGYVTIGKGVSVHRADCPNVAYMTATPERMLEATWAGVTEITHAVDIEVEAADRPQLLQDVMAVFAELKTQVSSVTARVKRDRHALVSLTVQIHDLDHLHRILRKLETLKEIRRVYRVTKREAKSGTN
- a CDS encoding single-stranded DNA-binding protein; its protein translation is MAASFNKVIMVGTLVRDPEIRYIASGAGVTKFRIAVNPNKRDAKPEDTLFIDVVAWDKLAETCNTYLKKGMSCLVEGRLSIRQYDDKDGNKRQATEVVINTMQMLGSPRDRQEGDSFG